A window of Methanolobus sediminis contains these coding sequences:
- a CDS encoding DNA-3-methyladenine glycosylase family protein, with amino-acid sequence MNSIPDMYTLFSENFNLDYTLDCGQVFRWDLIDGWWTGVVNGHVARLQQDKGSGEVLVDCSLPKCFFENYFRFDDDLDSILQEVNKDKFMNEAINKYMGLRLIRQDPWECLISYMLATAWSIPNIKRAISMMCRNYGDEIEDGYYSFPEPHALVHACDDDLRACKLGFRGGRVIKAARHVEDGNLVLDDIFQVDYEEAKQRLMFLEGIGEKVADCILLFAFEKMEAFPVDTHVEKVVKTVYGHHEYFNGNATKSKIGNWGRMYFGRYCGYAQQYFFYQKRLEGI; translated from the coding sequence TTGAACTCAATTCCTGATATGTACACTCTTTTCTCAGAGAATTTCAATCTGGATTATACTCTTGATTGCGGACAGGTATTCCGCTGGGACCTTATTGATGGCTGGTGGACCGGGGTGGTGAATGGCCATGTTGCGAGGTTGCAGCAGGATAAGGGCAGTGGGGAGGTTCTTGTAGACTGCTCTCTGCCGAAATGTTTCTTTGAGAATTACTTCCGTTTTGATGATGATCTTGATTCCATTCTTCAGGAAGTGAATAAAGATAAATTCATGAATGAAGCCATAAACAAGTACATGGGCCTTCGTCTTATCAGGCAGGATCCCTGGGAGTGTCTGATATCCTACATGCTTGCAACAGCATGGAGCATCCCTAATATCAAGCGTGCGATTTCCATGATGTGCAGGAACTATGGTGATGAAATAGAAGATGGTTACTACAGTTTTCCAGAACCACATGCACTTGTTCATGCATGTGACGATGACCTCAGGGCTTGCAAACTTGGTTTCAGGGGTGGCCGTGTGATAAAAGCTGCCAGACACGTTGAGGATGGTAATCTTGTTCTTGATGATATTTTCCAGGTGGACTACGAGGAAGCTAAGCAGAGACTGATGTTCCTTGAGGGCATCGGTGAAAAGGTTGCGGATTGTATTCTCCTCTTTGCATTTGAAAAGATGGAAGCATTTCCGGTAGACACTCATGTTGAAAAGGTTGTAAAAACAGTTTACGGTCACCATGAATATTTTAATGGAAATGCAACCAAAAGCAAGATTGGCAACTGGGGACGAATGTATTTTGGACGCTACTGCGGCTATGCTCAACAGTATTTCTTCTATCAGAAAAGACTTGAAGGAATCTGA
- a CDS encoding ADP-dependent glucokinase/phosphofructokinase, giving the protein MNILCAYNANIDSIYHIDGSELSCMIGKLESEDSAFSDSLQKKLISLPGSISSKSDFLAGLITCMHAGSGAEWMISDSSVFEWIKKTFIDGSFMRMGGNMGIMSNVLSELGASRVVPNVASLSKLQLSFFSTNAIYHPFEGKLYKSSELVNLLPENNNNPELIHFVFDFRKGDVVSFSGQDFTVPRENRFIATYDPLNFELHMDEEFRNYSLKHVSEMDGAIISGYHMLHENKKSSSQDDSGNSSSSCKEKLDNSLKQLQSWKNIRKDLHIHVEFGHFSSNDIALYAFSKLSPIVDRIGMNEDELAMLAGLSGINPGPILEMNSVAIADAAISLCSDSGLCRMLIHTREFVVSVSCMKNDDPEIIIEAMNFGAGCAAAFACSGKLADRNKLLEIASDIPESEFGKKECSRLAQHIEDKWKCSTVCGSHDSYQVTIVPTRICDEPVSTVGLGDTISAAIFLRELELNS; this is encoded by the coding sequence ATGAATATTCTCTGTGCCTATAATGCCAATATAGATTCAATTTACCATATAGATGGCAGTGAATTGTCCTGTATGATAGGAAAATTGGAATCAGAGGATTCTGCATTTTCAGATAGTCTCCAAAAAAAGCTCATCTCACTTCCGGGTTCTATTTCTTCAAAATCTGATTTTCTTGCAGGTCTTATCACCTGTATGCATGCAGGTTCAGGTGCAGAGTGGATGATAAGTGATTCCAGTGTTTTTGAGTGGATAAAGAAAACATTCATTGATGGATCATTTATGAGAATGGGCGGCAATATGGGAATAATGTCCAACGTCCTTTCAGAACTTGGAGCTTCCAGGGTTGTGCCCAACGTAGCAAGTTTATCAAAGTTACAGCTTTCTTTCTTTTCCACTAATGCTATTTACCATCCATTTGAAGGAAAGCTCTACAAAAGCTCAGAATTGGTAAACCTGCTCCCGGAAAATAACAATAATCCAGAGCTAATTCACTTTGTTTTTGATTTCAGAAAAGGTGATGTTGTATCTTTTTCAGGACAGGATTTTACAGTTCCAAGGGAAAACAGGTTCATAGCAACCTATGACCCATTGAATTTTGAGCTTCATATGGACGAGGAATTCAGGAATTATTCACTGAAACATGTATCAGAGATGGATGGAGCTATAATTTCCGGCTATCATATGCTTCATGAAAACAAAAAGTCTTCTTCTCAGGATGATTCTGGAAATAGTTCTTCAAGCTGCAAGGAGAAACTTGATAACTCCTTGAAGCAACTTCAAAGCTGGAAAAATATCCGTAAAGACTTGCACATCCATGTTGAATTCGGTCATTTCTCCTCAAACGATATTGCATTATATGCTTTCTCTAAGCTCTCACCAATTGTTGACAGAATAGGAATGAATGAGGATGAACTTGCCATGCTTGCAGGTTTAAGTGGAATTAACCCCGGACCTATCCTTGAAATGAATTCCGTGGCAATTGCAGACGCTGCTATTTCACTATGCAGCGATTCAGGGCTTTGCAGGATGCTTATCCATACAAGGGAATTTGTTGTTTCAGTTTCATGCATGAAAAATGATGATCCGGAAATCATAATCGAAGCAATGAACTTTGGAGCCGGATGCGCTGCAGCTTTTGCATGCTCGGGTAAACTTGCTGACAGGAATAAGTTGCTTGAAATTGCATCTGATATTCCGGAAAGTGAATTTGGCAAGAAAGAATGTTCCAGACTGGCACAACACATTGAGGACAAATGGAAGTGCAGTACTGTATGTGGTAGTCATGATTCGTATCAGGTGACCATTGTACCGACACGTATCTGTGATGAACCTGTCTCAACCGTCGGACTTGGGGACACTATATCAGCCGCCATTTTTTTAAGGGAGCTTGAACTCAATTCCTGA
- the pfkC gene encoding ADP-specific phosphofructokinase — MEIEEWEKRYVEAVSNVKGELANVQGVFVAYNSNVDAMKHVRKDDIRKLTSIIGYDQVRERITAYPREINEPADFLARLIIAMRDGKAAEVPTYTSDIHEWLMDNMVFDSARMGGQAGIISNLLANLGVKNVITYVPWLSKEQADYFVDSPNLKHPVIENGKLYLKHPKEAYDPNQKPKINWILEFSKGIRFKCSGEEFVVPRDNRLIISSRPKWLRIDMSPEMYEQLSDIREDIDGAILSGYQMIKEEYDDGTTYKDYVQRAVSVIERLKGCNPQMRLHVEFTSIQDKVIRKALLTEIVKKHVTSLGLDTVEVANALNVLGYEELAYSVINKGENSIVSLYEGAAMLLKELELQRVHIHSLGFYICVVSKDHPLDADAHRQALLFASALAATQAATGNITGIDDIDIGLGVPVYDQGYMDLIELERHLVRNNICSAEDFEDGCISALDHDLIIVPSKVVKDPVATVGIGDAISAGAFIALLAKMPKMNVCRITE; from the coding sequence ATGGAGATTGAGGAATGGGAAAAACGCTACGTTGAAGCCGTTTCAAACGTAAAGGGCGAGCTTGCAAACGTACAGGGTGTGTTCGTAGCTTATAACAGCAACGTTGATGCCATGAAGCATGTACGCAAGGATGACATCAGAAAGCTCACAAGTATCATTGGTTATGATCAAGTGAGGGAAAGAATAACCGCTTATCCTCGTGAGATCAATGAACCGGCTGATTTTCTTGCAAGACTTATAATCGCTATGCGTGATGGGAAAGCCGCTGAGGTTCCGACTTATACATCTGACATTCACGAATGGCTCATGGATAACATGGTCTTTGACTCTGCACGCATGGGTGGACAGGCAGGAATAATTTCAAACTTACTTGCAAACCTTGGCGTGAAGAATGTAATAACTTATGTTCCCTGGCTGTCAAAAGAGCAGGCAGATTACTTTGTAGATTCTCCCAACCTGAAACATCCTGTAATAGAGAATGGTAAGCTGTATCTTAAACACCCAAAGGAAGCATACGACCCCAATCAGAAGCCAAAGATAAACTGGATACTTGAATTCTCCAAAGGCATACGTTTTAAATGCTCAGGCGAAGAGTTCGTGGTTCCAAGAGATAACCGTCTTATTATTTCCTCAAGGCCAAAGTGGCTGCGTATCGATATGAGTCCTGAAATGTACGAGCAGCTTTCTGATATCAGGGAAGACATAGATGGTGCCATACTTTCAGGTTACCAGATGATCAAGGAAGAATATGATGATGGTACAACGTACAAGGATTATGTGCAGCGTGCTGTCAGTGTCATTGAACGCCTGAAAGGCTGTAATCCTCAGATGCGTCTGCATGTGGAATTCACGTCCATACAGGACAAGGTCATCCGTAAGGCATTACTCACAGAAATTGTAAAAAAGCATGTAACTTCTCTTGGTCTTGATACCGTGGAAGTTGCAAATGCCCTTAATGTTCTTGGTTATGAGGAACTGGCGTATTCTGTTATCAATAAAGGTGAGAACAGCATAGTTTCACTTTACGAAGGCGCTGCAATGTTACTCAAGGAACTGGAACTTCAGAGAGTGCATATTCATTCGCTTGGATTCTACATCTGTGTAGTTTCAAAAGATCATCCTCTTGATGCAGATGCACATCGTCAGGCACTACTTTTCGCATCAGCGTTGGCAGCTACTCAGGCTGCAACCGGTAACATAACAGGTATCGATGACATCGATATTGGTCTTGGCGTGCCGGTATATGATCAGGGCTACATGGATTTGATAGAACTTGAAAGGCATCTGGTCAGGAACAATATATGTTCAGCCGAAGATTTCGAAGACGGCTGCATAAGTGCATTGGACCACGATCTTATAATCGTTCCTTCCAAAGTTGTAAAGGACCCTGTTGCAACAGTTGGAATTGGCGATGCCATCTCAGCAGGTGCGTTCATCGCTTTACTGGCAAAAATGCCAAAAATGAACGTATGCAGAATAACGGAGTAA
- the argC gene encoding N-acetyl-gamma-glutamyl-phosphate reductase gives MYKIYVDGQHGTTGLLVNERLAKHPEVEILEIPYEERHNRELRTKLLNEADLVFLCLPDEAVADTVSLVTNPDTRIIDASTANRTNDSWAYGLPELSAKHREDVAGASRVSNPGCHASASVVALYPLVEEGIISKETAVPLFSITGYTGGGKQMIQTYETTEQRAYKAPRQYALGLTHKHVPEIKVRSGLNVNPILMPVVSNYPRGLAVTLPLSVKDLEKSVTKQGLYELYQKYYGDSIFIRVHEVDEADDLVDNAFDVQGSNDTNYSDIYIYGNDEQIQVISRLDNLGKGASGAAIQNMNIMLGMDETTGLL, from the coding sequence ATGTACAAGATATATGTGGACGGTCAACACGGAACGACCGGCTTACTGGTAAACGAGCGTCTGGCAAAGCACCCGGAAGTAGAGATACTGGAGATCCCATATGAGGAGCGTCATAACAGGGAACTGAGAACTAAGCTGCTCAATGAAGCAGACCTGGTGTTCCTTTGCCTGCCGGATGAAGCGGTAGCAGATACGGTAAGTCTGGTCACAAATCCTGACACAAGGATAATTGATGCATCCACAGCCAACCGTACAAATGATTCATGGGCTTACGGACTACCTGAACTCTCTGCCAAACACAGGGAGGATGTAGCTGGTGCAAGCAGGGTTTCCAATCCAGGGTGTCATGCAAGTGCATCCGTAGTTGCACTTTATCCTCTTGTGGAAGAAGGTATCATTTCTAAGGAAACTGCTGTTCCGTTGTTCTCTATCACCGGATATACCGGTGGCGGAAAGCAGATGATACAGACATACGAGACCACAGAGCAGCGAGCTTACAAAGCCCCACGGCAGTATGCACTTGGTCTGACACATAAGCATGTGCCGGAGATCAAGGTACGTTCCGGTCTGAATGTAAATCCAATTCTCATGCCTGTTGTTTCCAATTACCCAAGGGGACTGGCTGTAACATTGCCTCTGTCAGTGAAGGATCTGGAAAAATCTGTAACAAAACAGGGCTTGTATGAGCTCTACCAGAAATACTATGGTGACTCAATATTCATCCGCGTTCACGAAGTTGATGAGGCTGATGACCTTGTGGACAATGCTTTCGATGTTCAGGGAAGCAACGACACCAATTATTCTGATATCTACATCTACGGCAACGATGAGCAGATTCAGGTAATATCACGTCTGGACAACCTTGGAAAAGGCGCATCAGGTGCTGCTATACAGAACATGAACATCATGCTTGGCATGGATGAAACAACCGGTCTCTTGTGA
- the argJ gene encoding bifunctional ornithine acetyltransferase/N-acetylglutamate synthase has protein sequence MKFIEGGICAVKGVRAGGIKPGKMGLAIIQAEGNAAGAYTRNKVIAAPLVITREHISKTGRLSAVIVNSGNANAFTGAQGLADARIMASALASKLNVSEELIGVASTGVVGRKLDTGWITAHVDEVLDSLGEDADASMNAARSIMTTDTVPKEIAIEMDCGIRIAGIAKGAGMIEPNMGTMLAFVYTDAEVHSDVLQSCLTVAVDKSFNMIVVDGDTSTNDMVLVTATGQSGITPELSDIQAGLDFVLTELAKMIAVDGEGATKLIESKVTGAATEEDARLVTKAIVRSPLVKSAIFGQDPNWGRVVVAAGYSGADIIPEKISLSFSAGTEVVELVKNGEVVRNDEDTLSKLKSIMAEDEIYIITDLGMGDKSATAWGCDLTYDYVRINAEYTT, from the coding sequence ATGAAATTCATCGAAGGCGGTATCTGTGCTGTAAAAGGCGTGCGTGCCGGTGGAATCAAACCCGGTAAGATGGGACTGGCGATCATTCAGGCAGAAGGAAACGCTGCCGGAGCCTACACCAGGAATAAGGTCATAGCAGCTCCCCTGGTAATAACAAGGGAACATATCTCAAAGACCGGAAGACTCTCAGCTGTAATTGTGAACAGCGGCAATGCCAATGCTTTCACAGGTGCCCAGGGTCTTGCAGATGCAAGGATCATGGCATCTGCTCTCGCATCAAAACTCAATGTCAGCGAGGAACTCATAGGTGTGGCTTCCACAGGTGTCGTAGGTCGAAAACTTGACACCGGCTGGATTACTGCCCATGTAGATGAAGTCCTTGACTCACTGGGTGAAGATGCCGATGCAAGTATGAATGCAGCACGCTCTATCATGACAACCGACACTGTTCCAAAGGAAATTGCAATCGAGATGGACTGTGGCATCCGCATAGCTGGTATTGCCAAGGGTGCTGGAATGATCGAGCCGAACATGGGTACAATGCTTGCCTTCGTTTACACCGATGCAGAAGTTCACTCTGATGTATTACAGTCATGCCTGACAGTTGCCGTTGACAAGAGTTTCAATATGATAGTGGTAGATGGTGACACAAGCACTAACGATATGGTTCTTGTAACAGCCACGGGACAATCCGGCATCACCCCAGAGCTATCCGACATTCAGGCAGGTTTAGACTTTGTTCTCACTGAACTGGCAAAGATGATAGCCGTTGACGGAGAAGGTGCTACCAAACTTATTGAATCCAAGGTAACAGGTGCAGCAACAGAGGAGGATGCACGTCTTGTAACCAAGGCAATTGTCCGCTCTCCACTTGTAAAATCTGCAATATTCGGTCAGGACCCTAACTGGGGACGTGTGGTAGTTGCAGCAGGCTACTCCGGTGCAGATATTATACCTGAGAAGATCTCTCTTTCATTCTCAGCAGGAACCGAGGTTGTGGAGCTTGTAAAGAATGGTGAGGTCGTCAGAAATGATGAGGATACTCTCTCAAAATTGAAGTCCATCATGGCAGAGGATGAGATCTACATCATCACCGATCTTGGCATGGGTGACAAGAGTGCAACCGCATGGGGATGTGACCTGACCTACGATTATGTCCGGATAAATGCTGAGTACACGACCTGA
- a CDS encoding CBS domain-containing protein has product MDVKDVMNTDVVTCSSETPIREAAQLLKQNKVSGLPVVDDGKVVGIVSEGDILKLLEVPEHGGLWLPSPFEVIEVPIRELLNWEETKDMLEDFGSKPIKEIMTKSVYAIGPDASIEDASTVLSKHKINRLPVVTEDGTLVGIVTRGDIIGGLGQL; this is encoded by the coding sequence ATGGACGTAAAAGATGTAATGAACACTGACGTTGTAACCTGTTCCTCTGAAACACCTATCAGGGAGGCAGCACAACTCCTGAAGCAAAATAAGGTAAGTGGTCTTCCAGTGGTAGATGACGGTAAAGTAGTTGGAATAGTATCTGAAGGCGACATTCTCAAACTGCTTGAGGTTCCGGAACACGGTGGTCTCTGGCTGCCAAGTCCATTTGAGGTAATCGAAGTACCTATCCGAGAGTTGCTAAACTGGGAAGAGACAAAAGACATGCTTGAAGACTTCGGTTCAAAACCTATCAAGGAAATTATGACCAAAAGTGTTTATGCAATAGGTCCTGATGCTTCCATTGAGGACGCTTCAACTGTCCTTAGCAAACACAAGATAAACCGCCTTCCTGTAGTGACTGAGGACGGCACGCTTGTGGGCATAGTAACACGTGGTGACATCATCGGCGGTCTTGGGCAATTGTAA
- a CDS encoding DUF1566 domain-containing protein has product MLIRKKVILSICIILIVILVAGCAGPRDRQAPTEDVDGTSEISAEDTANDVSEAEVTEPGQYVVTDTMQYLYYGNQRVIHPPSEGDAFYGQDAQYNGIEPHFVDNGDGTITDESTGLMWQKEMTRSDFDDAENKAEAATTGGYDDWRVPTIKEMYSLMDFRGTDPDPMAESASGLTPFVDTEYFDFEYPTVGRIIDAQYITSTEYVYKVMTVQAAFFGLNLADGRIKGYPQSGGDLKVEEGRYYLRLVRGNTAYGTNFFVDNGDGTITDEATGLTWTQSDSGDDEFADMLSAYTNDDGSLNWEEALDFAENLDYAGYDDWRLPNAKELQSIVDYSRSPDTTDSPAIDPIFECTQIVNEMGNDDYGFYWTGTTHAKTGNSGSTAVYVSFGRALGYMNGKWMDVHGAGAQRSDPKSGDPDDYGNNAPQGDAIRVYNYVRPVRG; this is encoded by the coding sequence ATGTTGATAAGGAAAAAAGTTATTTTATCTATATGCATCATCCTTATAGTGATACTTGTTGCAGGATGTGCCGGACCCCGGGATCGGCAGGCACCGACTGAGGATGTAGATGGGACATCAGAAATAAGTGCTGAAGATACTGCTAATGATGTGTCAGAGGCAGAAGTTACTGAACCAGGACAATATGTAGTGACTGACACGATGCAGTATCTGTACTATGGCAATCAGAGGGTCATTCATCCGCCTTCAGAGGGGGATGCATTCTATGGTCAGGATGCCCAGTATAATGGTATAGAGCCTCATTTTGTTGATAATGGTGATGGTACTATAACTGATGAAAGCACCGGCCTGATGTGGCAGAAGGAAATGACCAGATCGGATTTCGATGATGCTGAAAATAAGGCTGAAGCAGCAACTACAGGTGGATACGACGACTGGAGGGTTCCTACTATCAAGGAAATGTATTCCCTGATGGATTTCAGAGGTACTGACCCTGATCCTATGGCAGAGTCTGCTTCCGGTCTTACTCCTTTCGTTGACACTGAATACTTTGATTTCGAGTATCCGACTGTAGGAAGGATAATTGATGCCCAGTATATTACCAGTACTGAATACGTTTATAAGGTAATGACCGTCCAGGCTGCTTTCTTCGGACTCAACCTCGCAGACGGAAGAATAAAAGGCTATCCGCAGTCAGGTGGAGATCTGAAAGTGGAGGAAGGGCGATATTACCTGAGACTTGTAAGGGGAAATACTGCATACGGTACCAACTTTTTTGTTGATAACGGAGATGGGACCATCACCGATGAGGCCACAGGACTTACGTGGACACAATCCGACAGTGGCGATGACGAGTTCGCCGATATGCTTTCAGCTTATACGAACGACGACGGTTCACTGAACTGGGAAGAGGCTCTTGACTTTGCAGAGAACCTGGATTATGCAGGTTACGATGACTGGCGCCTGCCAAATGCAAAGGAGTTGCAGAGTATTGTAGACTACAGCCGCTCCCCGGATACAACTGATTCACCTGCTATCGACCCGATATTTGAATGCACACAGATAGTTAATGAAATGGGAAATGATGATTACGGTTTCTACTGGACAGGCACGACACATGCAAAAACTGGCAATAGCGGTTCAACTGCTGTATATGTCTCGTTCGGACGTGCATTGGGTTACATGAACGGAAAGTGGATGGATGTCCACGGTGCCGGTGCACAGAGGAGTGATCCGAAATCAGGTGATCCTGATGATTATGGAAATAATGCTCCGCAGGGTGATGCTATAAGAGTGTATAATTATGTGCGTCCTGTGAGAGGTTGA
- the arsB gene encoding ACR3 family arsenite efflux transporter → MAKACITKQPQGLAFFEKYLTVWVILCIIAGIILGKVAPGVALYLDSLSIYVEGAPVVSIPIAICLFFMMYPIMVKIDFGEVVKAGQNLKPVGLTLFINWAIKPFTMYAISLFFLGTLFLGFIGPEATDLVKMPFGLDMPVGASYGVGTVVLHEGVKMLEVPLWRSYLAGCILLGIAPCTAMVLVWGYLARGNDCHTLVMVAINSLTMLFLYGPLGGFLLGVGRLPVPWEALALSIGVYVALPLAAGYLSRKLIIRTKGEEWFNTSFVHLLTPITITALLITLILLFSFKGETILAQPLTILWIAVPLFIQTVFIFTLGYVLAKLLKLSYQDAAPSAMIGASNHFEVAIATSTILFGLSSGAALATVVGVLIEVPVMLMLVRICLRTEGWFS, encoded by the coding sequence ATGGCAAAAGCATGTATAACTAAGCAGCCGCAAGGTCTTGCTTTTTTTGAGAAGTATCTGACAGTTTGGGTGATTCTATGTATCATTGCAGGAATCATTCTTGGGAAGGTTGCACCAGGTGTGGCTCTGTATCTTGACAGTCTTTCAATTTATGTAGAGGGAGCACCGGTTGTTTCAATTCCGATTGCTATTTGCCTGTTCTTTATGATGTATCCTATTATGGTGAAGATCGATTTCGGGGAAGTTGTCAAGGCTGGCCAGAATCTGAAACCTGTCGGTCTTACTCTGTTCATTAACTGGGCTATAAAACCCTTCACAATGTATGCCATCTCTCTCTTCTTCCTTGGAACACTGTTCCTCGGCTTCATAGGTCCTGAAGCAACTGACCTTGTAAAGATGCCGTTCGGACTTGACATGCCTGTTGGTGCAAGTTATGGTGTAGGTACTGTTGTACTCCACGAAGGTGTGAAAATGCTTGAGGTTCCGTTATGGAGAAGTTACCTTGCCGGATGCATCCTTCTGGGAATTGCTCCGTGTACTGCAATGGTGCTTGTATGGGGATATCTGGCACGTGGAAATGACTGTCACACTCTTGTGATGGTTGCAATTAATTCACTGACAATGCTTTTCCTTTATGGTCCTCTGGGTGGTTTTCTGCTTGGTGTTGGAAGACTTCCGGTTCCATGGGAAGCGCTGGCATTGTCCATTGGGGTATATGTGGCACTCCCGCTGGCAGCAGGTTATCTCTCCCGGAAACTGATAATCAGGACAAAAGGTGAGGAATGGTTCAACACAAGTTTTGTTCATTTGCTGACACCGATTACGATAACAGCCCTTCTTATCACATTGATTCTGCTCTTCAGTTTCAAAGGTGAGACAATACTTGCACAGCCGCTTACAATATTGTGGATAGCTGTTCCGCTTTTCATACAGACTGTGTTTATTTTCACGCTTGGATATGTGCTTGCAAAGCTGCTGAAACTGAGCTATCAGGATGCTGCTCCTTCCGCAATGATAGGGGCATCCAATCATTTTGAGGTGGCCATTGCCACATCAACTATACTGTTCGGATTGTCATCCGGTGCAGCCCTTGCAACAGTTGTAGGAGTTCTGATTGAAGTACCCGTGATGCTGATGCTTGTCAGGATCTGCCTGAGGACAGAAGGATGGTTTAGCTGA
- a CDS encoding arsenate reductase ArsC has product MEIIEKQDKKKILFVCYHNSARSQMAEGLMRSIYGDGYDVYSAGVEATAVDPRAIQVMREINIDISGQRSKTLSEYQDIVFDVLVTVCDKAKQACPVCSTPELASVNVRSDEPRAKKLMHRSFKDPVAATGSNTEQLEIFRQIRDEIREWITVAFRAE; this is encoded by the coding sequence GTGGAAATCATAGAAAAGCAGGATAAAAAGAAGATTCTTTTTGTGTGCTACCACAATTCTGCAAGATCACAGATGGCCGAAGGGTTAATGAGGTCTATCTATGGTGATGGTTATGACGTATACAGTGCAGGTGTGGAAGCCACTGCTGTAGATCCTCGTGCTATTCAGGTAATGCGGGAAATTAATATTGATATTTCCGGGCAGCGTTCAAAGACATTAAGTGAATATCAGGATATTGTGTTTGATGTCCTTGTAACTGTTTGTGATAAAGCAAAACAGGCATGTCCCGTTTGTAGTACACCGGAACTTGCATCTGTAAATGTTAGAAGTGATGAACCTCGTGCCAAAAAATTGATGCACAGGAGTTTTAAGGATCCTGTTGCAGCCACAGGCTCAAATACCGAACAACTTGAAATTTTCAGGCAGATACGAGATGAGATACGGGAATGGATCACTGTCGCGTTCAGGGCTGAATGA
- a CDS encoding arsenate reductase ArsC has protein sequence MVSGNNKIKVLFICIRNSGRSQIAEAYLKKIGRERFEVESAGYKPEPINPLVLKVMEEDGFDLSSSKPQSVWDLFREGRFYQYIITVCDRAHEEECPLFPKPFLQLHWPYPDPETFTGSEEEKLEQARELRDLIMKRIEQFVEDIDNS, from the coding sequence ATGGTGTCAGGCAACAATAAAATCAAGGTTCTTTTCATATGCATCCGCAACAGTGGTAGAAGCCAGATTGCCGAAGCTTATCTGAAAAAGATTGGTAGGGAAAGGTTTGAAGTTGAGAGTGCAGGCTACAAACCTGAACCCATAAATCCTCTGGTGCTGAAAGTTATGGAAGAGGATGGCTTTGACCTGAGTAGTAGCAAACCTCAGTCGGTATGGGATCTTTTCAGAGAAGGAAGATTTTACCAGTATATCATCACAGTATGTGATAGGGCACATGAAGAAGAATGTCCGCTTTTTCCAAAACCATTTCTTCAACTTCACTGGCCTTATCCTGATCCTGAAACCTTTACTGGTTCTGAAGAAGAGAAACTGGAACAGGCACGTGAACTCAGAGATTTGATTATGAAAAGAATTGAGCAATTTGTAGAAGACATTGATAATTCATAA
- a CDS encoding ferredoxin domain-containing protein: protein MKQNPELEVLEMLANTILVAARTAPKGKGIDDIVTYLLNDDERMDLADKMEELSETKGLKFLIRDAKNVRDADCLVIIGLKSSGVSSLNCGACGFETCADMVMHKKVKVEFTGPHCMIKYMDLGIAVGSAVAKAKDLCIDNRVLYSAGAAACHSGMVDADVAMGIPLSVKGKNIFFDRPSTR, encoded by the coding sequence ATGAAACAGAATCCTGAACTTGAAGTACTCGAAATGCTTGCAAATACTATTCTTGTAGCTGCAAGAACAGCACCAAAAGGTAAGGGTATTGATGACATTGTGACTTATCTGTTAAATGATGATGAAAGAATGGACCTTGCCGATAAGATGGAGGAGCTCAGTGAGACCAAAGGTCTGAAATTCCTGATTCGGGATGCAAAGAATGTGAGAGATGCAGATTGTCTGGTTATCATTGGTTTGAAGTCTTCAGGGGTAAGCTCACTTAACTGTGGTGCATGTGGATTTGAGACATGTGCTGATATGGTTATGCACAAGAAAGTGAAGGTGGAGTTCACAGGTCCGCACTGTATGATCAAGTATATGGATCTGGGAATTGCAGTGGGTTCAGCGGTTGCCAAGGCGAAAGACCTGTGTATTGATAATAGGGTCCTCTATTCTGCAGGGGCAGCTGCATGTCATTCTGGAATGGTTGATGCGGATGTCGCAATGGGAATTCCGCTGAGTGTTAAAGGCAAGAATATTTTCTTTGACAGGCCATCCACCAGGTGA